The following DNA comes from candidate division KSB1 bacterium.
AGAACCGGTTCGAAAAACTTTTCCGTGCCCGGCTCTCCATATTCGACCAGCGGAATGCCGCCTAGCGCAATGATCACTTCGGGCAGGACGCATTTTTCCAGCGAAAGACCTGCAACGGCGTGGGCAGTGGCGTAAATGGGGTGGGCATGACAGACGCTGTTGACATCCGGTCGCTCCTTATAAATGCGCAAATGCATGAACACCTCGGAAGAGGCGCGTTTTCCCGGAGTCAGTACTTTGCCTTCCATGTCGACCAGCACAAGGTCATCTTCCTTCATAAAGCCTTTGGAGACGCCCGTCGGCGTGATCAACACCCGATTTTCGTCTACGCGCGCCGAAATGTTGCCGTCATTCGAGGCTACATAGCCGCGCTGATAGGTGCGACGTCCGACCTCGACGATCTCGCGCCGCAGTTGGTAAAGTGACTTGGCCACAGATTAACCTCGCCTTACTTTTTTTCTTTAGCCGGAAGAAGGGTGGCGACGTCGTCGTGGGGACGCGGAATGACGTGCACCGAAACCACCTCGCCGACTTTGGCTGCGGCTGCAGCGCCGGCATCG
Coding sequences within:
- a CDS encoding class II aldolase/adducin family protein, whose amino-acid sequence is MAKSLYQLRREIVEVGRRTYQRGYVASNDGNISARVDENRVLITPTGVSKGFMKEDDLVLVDMEGKVLTPGKRASSEVFMHLRIYKERPDVNSVCHAHPIYATAHAVAGLSLEKCVLPEVIIALGGIPLVEYGEPGTEKFFEPVLKYLKDHDAFLLQNHGALTIGSSVINAYHKMETLEHFAHISFVAHQLGHVNVLPKEEVKSLLEARKRYGVSVTAGCLTCDTPGNTSCEIYQGASALKEEKAALKPTSGGEIDREALVRLVTEAVLKKLSQ